A genomic window from Rhizobium sp. EC-SD404 includes:
- a CDS encoding aldolase/citrate lyase family protein produces MKLADKLNAGETILTAWSTLASTGVVELLARADFDAVTLDMQHGAHTEESVHDGLLAIAASDKGAIVRIPVGRNDMVSRALDFGAEAIIAPMINSVEDARRFAAHAKYPPVGQRSWGPARALSMRGIQKGQDYLSSANEKTVAFAMIETRAALAALDDILACPGIDGVFVGPSDFSISWTSGAAVDPHHEEMTKAIADVARRAKAAGKHAGVFVFDAPRTQSYVKMGFNLLSVIHDGAYLSLGMSTMLDQARNG; encoded by the coding sequence GTGAAGCTTGCAGATAAATTGAATGCCGGAGAAACCATTCTGACGGCGTGGTCGACACTGGCCTCGACCGGGGTGGTGGAGCTTCTGGCCCGAGCCGACTTCGACGCGGTGACGCTCGACATGCAGCATGGCGCGCACACCGAAGAAAGCGTGCACGACGGGCTATTGGCGATCGCAGCCTCCGACAAGGGTGCGATCGTGCGCATTCCGGTCGGGCGCAACGACATGGTCAGCCGGGCGCTCGATTTCGGCGCGGAGGCGATCATCGCGCCGATGATCAATTCGGTGGAGGACGCACGGAGGTTTGCCGCGCATGCCAAATATCCGCCGGTCGGGCAGCGCTCCTGGGGGCCGGCACGCGCGCTGTCGATGCGCGGCATTCAGAAGGGCCAGGATTATCTCAGCTCGGCGAACGAAAAGACGGTTGCCTTTGCCATGATCGAGACGCGGGCGGCGCTTGCGGCGCTCGACGACATTCTCGCTTGCCCGGGGATCGACGGGGTATTCGTCGGGCCTTCGGATTTCTCCATCTCATGGACGAGCGGCGCAGCGGTCGATCCGCACCATGAAGAAATGACCAAGGCGATCGCCGATGTGGCGCGCCGGGCGAAGGCTGCCGGCAAGCACGCAGGCGTCTTCGTCTTCGATGCGCCGCGCACCCAATCCTACGTCAAGATGGGCTTCAATCTGCTCTCCGTCATTCACGACGGGGCGTATCTCTCGCTTGGCATGAGCACGATGCTCGACCAGGCACGAAACGGCTGA
- a CDS encoding DUF1476 domain-containing protein, producing MAASMDDRQKGFENKFAHDADLRFKAEARRNKLLGLWAADLIGKTGDDAAEYAKDVVKSDFQEAGDEDVFRKVRGDLDAAGAKVSDELLRSKMIELMAEAIQQVQSN from the coding sequence ATGGCTGCCAGCATGGACGACCGCCAAAAGGGATTCGAAAACAAATTCGCCCATGACGCCGACCTGCGCTTCAAAGCCGAAGCGCGGCGCAACAAGCTGCTGGGACTTTGGGCAGCCGACCTGATCGGCAAGACGGGCGATGACGCTGCCGAGTATGCAAAGGACGTCGTCAAATCGGATTTCCAGGAAGCCGGCGACGAGGATGTCTTCCGCAAGGTGCGTGGCGATCTCGATGCGGCGGGTGCGAAAGTCTCCGACGAGCTACTGCGCAGCAAGATGATCGAGCTGATGGCCGAGGCCATCCAGCAGGTTCAAAGCAACTGA
- the purC gene encoding phosphoribosylaminoimidazolesuccinocarboxamide synthase → MNRRRRIYEGKAKILYEGPEPGTLIQFFKDDATAFNKKKHDVIDGKGVLNNRISEYVFTHLNRIGIPTHFIKRLNMREQLIKEVEIIPLEIVVRNVAAGSLAKRLGIEEGTVLPRSIIEFYYKADALDDPMVSEEHITAFGWASPQEIDDIMALAIRVNDFLTGLFLGVGIQLVDFKIECGRLFEGDMMRIIVADEISPDSCRLWDIQTNEKMDKDRFRRDLGGLVEAYQEVARRLGIMNENEPVRGTGPVLVK, encoded by the coding sequence ATGAACCGTCGCCGCCGCATCTACGAAGGCAAGGCCAAGATCCTTTATGAAGGACCGGAGCCTGGCACTCTGATCCAGTTCTTCAAGGACGACGCGACCGCGTTCAACAAGAAGAAACACGATGTCATCGACGGCAAGGGCGTCCTCAACAACAGGATTTCCGAGTACGTCTTCACGCATCTGAACCGGATCGGCATCCCGACGCACTTCATCAAGCGGCTCAATATGCGCGAGCAGCTGATCAAGGAAGTCGAGATCATTCCGCTGGAGATCGTGGTGCGCAACGTCGCGGCCGGTTCGCTGGCCAAGCGCCTCGGCATCGAGGAAGGCACCGTCCTGCCGCGCTCGATCATCGAGTTCTACTACAAGGCCGATGCGCTCGACGACCCGATGGTCTCCGAAGAGCACATCACCGCCTTCGGCTGGGCAAGCCCGCAGGAGATCGACGACATCATGGCGCTCGCCATCCGCGTCAACGATTTCCTCACCGGCCTCTTCCTCGGCGTCGGCATCCAGCTTGTCGATTTCAAGATCGAATGCGGCCGCCTGTTCGAAGGCGACATGATGCGCATCATCGTCGCCGACGAGATCTCGCCCGACAGCTGCCGTCTGTGGGATATCCAGACCAACGAGAAGATGGACAAGGACCGTTTCCGCCGTGATCTCGGCGGTCTCGTCGAAGCCTACCAGGAAGTCGCTCGCCGCCTCGGCATCATGAACGAAAACGAACCGGTCCGCGGCACTGGCCCCGTCCTGGTCAAGTAG
- the purS gene encoding phosphoribosylformylglycinamidine synthase subunit PurS translates to MIKARVTVTLKNGVLDPQGKAIEGALGALGFSGVGHVRQGKVFDLELQTDDRAKAEADLRAMCDKLLANTVIEDYSIHIA, encoded by the coding sequence GTGATCAAGGCACGTGTAACCGTGACGCTGAAGAACGGCGTTCTCGACCCGCAGGGAAAAGCGATCGAGGGCGCTCTCGGCGCACTCGGCTTCTCCGGCGTCGGCCATGTCCGCCAGGGCAAGGTTTTCGACCTGGAATTGCAGACGGACGACCGCGCAAAAGCCGAAGCCGACCTCAGGGCCATGTGCGACAAGCTTCTGGCCAACACGGTGATCGAGGATTATTCTATCCACATCGCCTGA
- a CDS encoding GSCFA domain-containing protein, giving the protein MARNYAPADLYRGKTPLLKPDDRIISAGSCFAANIVPFLERAGFQYLRTESMDTDGDRFGYSRYSASYGNIYTSRQLLQLLQRATGEFAPREDRWIEDDGVYDPFRPGLPNCAEDEDEFEILTRAHLDRVRETFSQSSVLLFTLGLTEAWASEDDGAVFPACPGTIAGTFSAERHRFANFNAHEVATDLKAAIATARQINPDLRVILTVSPVPLVATATDSHVFTATTYSKSVLRVAADDVESTVPGVSYFPAYEIVMGPESNQHFENDLRNVNAKGVAAVVGALFAHCELPEASERLEEVSWQKLLSEELTRRECEETMSDK; this is encoded by the coding sequence GTGGCAAGGAACTATGCGCCCGCCGATCTTTATCGCGGCAAAACCCCTCTCTTGAAGCCGGATGACCGTATCATCTCGGCGGGAAGCTGCTTTGCGGCAAACATCGTTCCGTTTCTCGAGCGCGCCGGCTTCCAGTATCTGCGCACCGAATCGATGGACACCGATGGCGACCGCTTCGGCTATAGCCGCTATTCGGCCTCTTACGGAAATATCTATACCAGCCGCCAATTGCTGCAGCTTCTTCAACGAGCAACCGGCGAATTTGCACCGAGGGAAGATCGGTGGATCGAAGATGATGGCGTCTACGACCCGTTCAGGCCTGGACTTCCAAACTGCGCCGAAGATGAAGACGAGTTCGAGATCCTAACGCGGGCTCATTTGGACAGGGTGCGGGAGACATTCAGCCAATCAAGCGTCCTACTCTTCACGCTCGGCCTCACGGAGGCCTGGGCATCGGAAGATGATGGCGCCGTTTTTCCTGCCTGCCCCGGCACGATTGCTGGGACTTTCAGCGCCGAGAGACATCGTTTCGCGAATTTCAATGCACACGAGGTCGCGACCGATCTCAAAGCCGCGATTGCCACTGCCCGACAGATCAATCCGGACCTTCGCGTGATCCTGACAGTGTCACCAGTTCCTCTGGTAGCGACTGCGACGGACAGCCACGTCTTCACGGCAACGACCTACTCGAAGTCGGTCTTGCGTGTTGCCGCGGATGACGTTGAATCGACGGTGCCAGGCGTAAGCTATTTCCCAGCCTACGAAATCGTTATGGGTCCGGAATCGAACCAGCATTTCGAAAACGACTTGCGGAACGTGAATGCGAAAGGCGTCGCTGCTGTCGTGGGGGCTCTTTTCGCCCACTGCGAGCTTCCCGAGGCATCAGAACGCCTGGAGGAAGTGTCCTGGCAAAAGCTGTTGTCAGAAGAACTGACGCGCCGGGAGTGCGAAGAGACGATGTCGGACAAGTGA
- a CDS encoding phytanoyl-CoA dioxygenase family protein has product MFARLSNLFSRRRDWKYPTPVPELAKDLDFRTLKEFRGDALPQSNTMNWLDAPDAVEEIERRRAADRITEEEAEACLYWVENGYLIVEKLFAAEELDTAFEAYERALLAGELGPIDVVSPDGQLYDRKLDPALQVSALKVLQHHPKLMRWTDLLLGRKTVPFQTIMGHAGSGQRAHSDSIHMTTYPVGFMVASWTAFEDIEDDSGPLEYYPKSHRLPYLLSREAGIEPAQFRTEGYAVYSKLYEPAIAELCATHGFERRQFLPKKGDTLFWHANLIHGGSARANPNRSRKALVCHNFAEGVLSYHDLSGLPTRIHTQP; this is encoded by the coding sequence ATGTTTGCACGCTTGTCGAATCTCTTCTCCCGTCGGCGTGACTGGAAATATCCGACGCCAGTTCCGGAACTGGCCAAGGATCTGGATTTCCGCACGCTCAAGGAATTTCGGGGCGATGCACTTCCCCAATCGAACACGATGAATTGGCTGGATGCGCCCGATGCCGTCGAAGAGATCGAGCGCCGCAGAGCCGCCGACCGGATCACCGAAGAAGAAGCGGAGGCGTGCCTCTACTGGGTCGAAAACGGATATCTGATCGTTGAGAAGTTATTCGCTGCGGAAGAACTGGATACGGCCTTCGAAGCTTATGAGAGGGCACTTCTTGCGGGCGAATTGGGTCCAATCGACGTTGTGAGCCCCGATGGACAGCTTTACGACCGAAAGCTCGATCCGGCCTTGCAGGTATCGGCACTGAAAGTCCTGCAGCATCACCCGAAGCTGATGCGCTGGACTGACCTTCTTCTTGGGCGGAAGACCGTGCCATTCCAGACAATCATGGGGCACGCCGGCAGCGGCCAGCGAGCACATTCCGACTCGATCCACATGACCACGTACCCAGTGGGTTTCATGGTGGCGAGCTGGACAGCTTTCGAAGACATAGAGGACGATAGCGGGCCTTTGGAATATTATCCGAAGAGCCACCGCCTGCCGTATCTGCTCAGCCGGGAAGCGGGCATTGAGCCTGCTCAGTTTCGGACAGAAGGCTACGCGGTTTACAGCAAACTCTATGAGCCAGCGATCGCCGAACTATGCGCGACGCATGGTTTTGAACGAAGGCAGTTCCTGCCCAAGAAAGGCGACACGCTCTTCTGGCATGCCAATCTGATCCACGGCGGCTCCGCGCGCGCCAATCCGAACAGGTCACGCAAGGCGCTCGTGTGTCACAATTTCGCTGAGGGCGTGCTGAGCTACCACGATCTGTCAGGCCTGCCGACACGTATCCATACACAGCCTTAG
- the kynA gene encoding tryptophan 2,3-dioxygenase encodes MTNDQDSRVEAGIDLDFTDRMSYGDYLQLDTLLSAQKPLTSEPDEPLFIVIHHVQELWISLILHELDFAMAAIRQDRPGVAFKALARVARIQEQLVSAWDVLSTMTPSDYLTFRAALGQSSGFQSHQYRMMEMKLGVKDEKMLVPHRHHAEHYARLQAAFQAPSLYDEAIALLARQGLPVPDALLTRDFSRNHAYSEALRETWLTVYRNTERHFELYELAEKLVDVEDKFQQWRFRHMKTVQRIIGFKSGTGGSSGVGYLKTALDRSFFPELWDVRTAL; translated from the coding sequence ATGACGAACGACCAGGACAGCCGCGTCGAAGCGGGCATCGACCTCGATTTCACCGATCGCATGTCCTATGGCGACTATCTGCAGCTCGATACGCTGCTTTCGGCGCAAAAACCGCTGACCAGCGAGCCCGACGAGCCGCTGTTCATCGTCATCCATCACGTGCAGGAATTGTGGATATCGCTGATCCTGCACGAACTGGATTTCGCGATGGCCGCGATCCGGCAGGACCGGCCGGGCGTCGCCTTCAAAGCGCTCGCCCGCGTGGCGCGCATTCAGGAGCAGCTGGTTTCGGCCTGGGACGTGCTTTCGACCATGACGCCATCCGACTACCTGACGTTTCGCGCAGCACTCGGACAGTCCTCCGGCTTCCAGTCTCACCAGTACCGGATGATGGAGATGAAGCTCGGCGTCAAGGACGAGAAGATGCTGGTGCCGCACCGCCACCACGCCGAGCACTATGCCCGCCTGCAGGCGGCTTTTCAGGCGCCAAGCCTTTACGACGAGGCGATCGCGCTGCTGGCGCGACAGGGTCTGCCGGTGCCGGACGCACTTCTCACCCGCGACTTTTCGCGCAACCACGCCTATAGCGAAGCGCTGCGTGAAACCTGGCTGACGGTCTATCGAAACACGGAGCGCCATTTCGAGCTCTACGAACTGGCGGAGAAGCTGGTCGACGTAGAGGACAAGTTCCAGCAATGGCGCTTTCGCCATATGAAGACCGTTCAACGCATCATCGGCTTCAAGTCGGGCACCGGCGGCTCATCCGGCGTCGGCTACCTCAAGACAGCGCTCGATCGCTCGTTTTTCCCGGAACTGTGGGATGTGCGCACGGCGCTTTGA
- the purQ gene encoding phosphoribosylformylglycinamidine synthase subunit PurQ, translating into MKSAVIILPGLNRDRDMIAALTKISGTPPVTVWQTETTIPADVDLIVIPGGFSYGDYLRCGAIAARMPVMQAIRDAAARGTRVIGVCNGFQILLEAGLLPGALMRNASLKFVCREVKLEVVNTKTAFTSLYTKGQIIRCPVAHHDGNFFADPDTLARIEGQGQVVFRYAEGTNPNGSLNDIAGLINEQGNVLGLMPHPENLIEAAHGGADGRPLFEAALGAVAA; encoded by the coding sequence ATGAAGTCAGCCGTCATCATCCTGCCGGGCCTCAACCGCGACCGCGACATGATCGCGGCGCTGACCAAGATATCGGGCACGCCGCCCGTCACGGTCTGGCAGACTGAAACCACCATTCCCGCCGATGTCGATCTGATCGTCATTCCAGGCGGCTTCTCCTATGGCGATTACCTGCGCTGTGGAGCGATCGCCGCGCGCATGCCCGTCATGCAGGCCATTCGCGATGCGGCAGCCCGCGGCACGCGCGTCATCGGCGTGTGCAACGGGTTCCAGATCCTGCTGGAAGCGGGCCTTCTGCCTGGCGCTCTGATGCGCAACGCCTCGCTCAAATTCGTCTGCCGCGAAGTGAAGCTCGAGGTCGTGAACACGAAGACGGCGTTCACCAGCCTTTACACCAAGGGCCAGATCATCCGTTGCCCGGTCGCCCATCACGACGGCAACTTCTTTGCCGACCCGGACACTTTGGCGCGCATCGAGGGTCAAGGCCAGGTTGTCTTCCGTTATGCCGAAGGCACCAACCCGAACGGCTCGCTGAACGACATCGCCGGCCTCATCAACGAACAGGGCAACGTTCTGGGATTGATGCCGCACCCGGAAAATCTGATCGAGGCCGCCCATGGCGGCGCCGATGGTCGCCCGCTTTTCGAAGCCGCCCTGGGTGCCGTCGCGGCATGA
- the purL gene encoding phosphoribosylformylglycinamidine synthase subunit PurL — MLPEKIAITPELIEAHGLKPDEYQRILDLIGREPTFTELGIFSAMWNEHCSYKSSKRWLRTLPTTGPQVIQGPGENAGVVDIGDGDCVVFKMESHNHPSYIEPYQGAATGVGGILRDVFTMGARPIAAMNALRFGAPDHPKTRHLVSGVVAGVGGYGNSFGVPTVGGEVEFDARYNGNCLVNAFAAGLAKTDAIFYSKAEGVGLPVVYLGAKTGRDGVGGATMASAEFDEKIEEKRPTVQVGDPFTEKCLLEACMELMASGAVIAIQDMGAAGLTCSAVEMGAKGDLGIELDLDKVPVREEAMSAYEMMLSESQERMLMVLRPEKEAEAEAIFTKWGLDFAIVGKTTDDLRFRILHQGVEVANLPIKELGDEAPEYDRPWREPGVYSPLPASQIEEPADYGQAILDLVGSPNNASRRWVYEQYDTLIQGNSLQLPGGDAGVVRVEGHATKALAFSSDVTPRYCEADAFEGGKQAVAECWRNLTAVGAEPLAATDNLNFGNPERPEIMGQLVKAIEGIGEACRVLGFPIVSGNVSLYNETNGEAILPTPTIAGVGILPDWQQMARIGGAKAGDAVILLGGDGTHLGQSVYLRDVLGQADGPPPPVDLSLEKRNGDFVRSAIRNGQVTSCHDISSGGLAMTLAEMALASGHGMDLSLESAAQSSGQPLHALLFGEDQARYVVTIASDLANFVCMNAEGAGIPFRRLGTVAGNALKVDDRFAIPLAQLRDAHETWFPHYMENQMAAAVA, encoded by the coding sequence ATGCTGCCTGAAAAGATCGCCATCACCCCGGAATTGATCGAAGCCCACGGGCTCAAGCCGGACGAGTATCAGCGCATTCTCGACCTGATAGGGCGCGAGCCGACCTTCACAGAGCTGGGCATCTTCTCGGCCATGTGGAACGAGCACTGTTCCTACAAATCCTCCAAGCGCTGGCTGCGAACGCTTCCGACCACGGGCCCGCAGGTCATACAGGGTCCGGGCGAAAACGCCGGCGTCGTCGACATCGGCGATGGCGACTGCGTGGTCTTCAAGATGGAGAGCCACAACCACCCCTCCTACATCGAACCCTACCAGGGCGCAGCAACGGGCGTCGGCGGCATCCTGCGTGACGTCTTCACCATGGGCGCGCGGCCGATCGCGGCGATGAACGCGCTGCGCTTCGGCGCACCGGATCATCCGAAGACCCGCCACCTCGTCTCCGGCGTCGTCGCCGGCGTCGGCGGCTACGGCAATTCCTTCGGCGTGCCGACCGTCGGCGGCGAAGTCGAATTCGATGCCCGCTACAACGGCAACTGCCTCGTCAACGCCTTTGCCGCCGGCCTCGCAAAGACCGATGCGATCTTCTATTCCAAGGCCGAAGGCGTCGGCCTGCCCGTCGTCTATCTCGGTGCCAAGACAGGCCGCGACGGCGTCGGCGGCGCCACCATGGCCTCTGCCGAATTCGACGAGAAGATCGAGGAGAAGCGCCCGACCGTGCAGGTCGGCGATCCCTTTACCGAGAAGTGCCTGCTCGAAGCCTGCATGGAATTGATGGCATCGGGTGCCGTCATCGCCATCCAGGACATGGGCGCGGCGGGCCTCACCTGCTCGGCCGTCGAGATGGGCGCCAAGGGCGACCTCGGCATCGAACTCGATCTCGACAAGGTTCCCGTGCGCGAAGAGGCGATGAGCGCCTATGAGATGATGCTCTCGGAAAGCCAGGAGCGCATGCTCATGGTGCTGCGACCGGAAAAGGAAGCGGAAGCCGAGGCGATCTTCACCAAATGGGGTCTGGATTTCGCCATCGTCGGCAAAACGACGGACGATCTGCGGTTCCGCATCCTGCACCAGGGCGTCGAAGTCGCGAACCTGCCGATCAAGGAGCTGGGCGACGAGGCGCCGGAATATGATCGCCCGTGGCGCGAACCCGGCGTCTATTCGCCGCTGCCGGCAAGCCAGATCGAAGAGCCAGCCGATTACGGCCAGGCGATCCTCGATCTCGTCGGTTCGCCCAACAATGCTTCGCGCCGCTGGGTCTACGAGCAATATGACACGCTGATCCAGGGCAATTCGCTGCAGCTTCCCGGTGGCGATGCCGGCGTGGTCCGCGTCGAGGGTCATGCGACCAAGGCGCTCGCCTTTTCGTCAGACGTGACGCCGCGCTATTGCGAGGCGGATGCCTTCGAAGGCGGCAAGCAGGCCGTGGCGGAATGCTGGCGCAATCTCACCGCTGTCGGCGCCGAGCCGCTTGCTGCCACCGACAACCTCAATTTCGGCAATCCCGAGCGCCCGGAAATCATGGGCCAGCTCGTCAAGGCCATCGAGGGCATCGGCGAAGCCTGCCGCGTGCTCGGCTTCCCGATCGTCTCGGGCAACGTCTCACTCTACAACGAGACCAATGGCGAGGCGATCCTGCCCACGCCCACGATCGCCGGCGTCGGCATCCTGCCCGATTGGCAGCAGATGGCTCGCATTGGTGGAGCGAAAGCAGGTGACGCGGTGATCCTGCTTGGCGGCGATGGCACCCATCTCGGCCAGTCGGTCTATCTGCGCGACGTCCTAGGCCAGGCCGATGGTCCGCCGCCGCCGGTCGATCTGTCGCTCGAAAAGCGCAACGGCGATTTCGTGCGCTCGGCGATCCGCAATGGCCAGGTGACCAGCTGCCACGACATTTCGAGCGGCGGCCTGGCAATGACGCTGGCGGAAATGGCGTTGGCGTCGGGCCACGGCATGGATTTGTCGCTGGAAAGTGCGGCGCAATCTTCCGGCCAGCCGCTTCATGCGCTGCTGTTCGGTGAGGATCAGGCCCGCTACGTCGTGACCATTGCGTCCGATCTCGCCAATTTCGTCTGCATGAATGCCGAAGGCGCCGGCATCCCGTTCCGCCGCCTGGGCACGGTCGCCGGCAATGCGCTGAAAGTGGATGACCGCTTCGCCATTCCGCTTGCGCAATTGCGCGACGCCCATGAAACGTGGTTCCCTCACTATATGGAGAACCAGATGGCGGCCGCAGTGGCCTGA
- a CDS encoding BolA family transcriptional regulator: MPMSAGDIEKMIKEGIPDARVTIRDLAGDGDHYAAEVVSESFRGKNRVQQHQMVYNALKGNMGGVLHALALQTSAPD, from the coding sequence ATGCCGATGAGTGCCGGTGACATCGAAAAAATGATCAAGGAAGGCATTCCGGACGCGCGCGTGACGATTCGCGATCTCGCCGGCGACGGCGATCACTATGCCGCTGAGGTCGTCTCGGAGAGCTTTCGCGGCAAGAACCGCGTGCAGCAGCATCAGATGGTCTACAATGCCCTGAAGGGCAATATGGGCGGCGTCCTTCACGCGCTCGCGCTGCAGACAAGCGCCCCGGACTGA
- the grxD gene encoding Grx4 family monothiol glutaredoxin, with protein sequence MSAINDFIDNEVKNNDVVLFMKGTPQFPQCGFSGQVVQILDYVGVDYKGINVLADADLRQGIKDYSNWPTIPQLYVKGEFVGGCDIIREMFQNQELQSHLADLGIAVRSNA encoded by the coding sequence ATGAGCGCGATCAACGATTTCATCGACAATGAAGTGAAGAACAACGACGTCGTCCTCTTCATGAAGGGCACGCCCCAGTTCCCGCAATGCGGTTTCTCAGGCCAGGTCGTGCAGATTCTCGACTATGTCGGCGTCGACTACAAAGGCATCAATGTGCTGGCCGATGCCGATCTGCGCCAGGGCATCAAGGATTACTCCAACTGGCCGACGATCCCGCAGCTCTACGTGAAGGGCGAATTCGTCGGCGGCTGCGACATCATCCGCGAAATGTTCCAGAACCAGGAATTGCAGTCGCACCTCGCCGATCTGGGCATCGCGGTTCGCAGCAACGCCTGA
- a CDS encoding multidrug effflux MFS transporter, whose product MSRMEFIAMVASLMALNALSIDIMLPSLQQIGESLGVADANQRQLVLSAYVVGFGGAQLFFGPIADRFGRRKPLMIGIVIYAICAGLAALSTSFGMLLLLRMAQGIGAAATRVIAVTLVRDVFGGRQMAEIMSIVMMVFMVVPVLAPGFGQLIMLFGEWHLIFVFIALVALAVLAWVAIRLPETLKPADRRELRFGKLVEAFRIVLSNRMSVCYAFATAAVFGAMFGFLNSAQQIFVEIYGLGVWFPAVFALVAAFMALSSFINSRLVGRFGMRTLSHGALVGFIAVCFVWLLASLVGTLPLWLFLVFFIAAMFQFGWIGANFNALAMEPLGHVAGTASSVLGFLQTAGGGLIGALIGQLYNGTALPLVAGFCAVSFIAFILVLVAERGRLFSRL is encoded by the coding sequence CTGTCGCGGATGGAATTCATCGCGATGGTCGCATCGCTAATGGCGCTCAATGCGCTGTCGATCGACATCATGCTGCCGAGCCTCCAGCAGATCGGCGAATCGCTTGGCGTCGCCGATGCCAATCAGCGCCAGCTCGTGCTCTCCGCCTATGTTGTCGGTTTCGGCGGCGCTCAGCTCTTCTTCGGGCCGATTGCCGACCGGTTCGGGCGCCGCAAGCCGCTTATGATCGGCATCGTCATCTACGCCATCTGCGCGGGTCTCGCGGCCCTTTCGACGAGCTTCGGAATGCTGCTCCTGTTGCGCATGGCCCAGGGTATCGGCGCCGCAGCCACCCGTGTGATCGCCGTGACGCTGGTCCGAGACGTCTTCGGCGGCCGTCAGATGGCCGAGATCATGTCGATCGTCATGATGGTGTTCATGGTCGTGCCGGTGTTGGCGCCGGGCTTCGGCCAATTGATCATGCTCTTCGGCGAGTGGCACCTGATCTTCGTCTTCATCGCGCTCGTCGCGCTTGCAGTCCTCGCCTGGGTCGCCATCCGGCTGCCCGAAACGCTGAAGCCGGCCGATCGCCGCGAATTGCGCTTCGGCAAGCTCGTCGAAGCGTTCCGCATCGTGCTCTCCAACCGCATGTCGGTCTGCTATGCCTTCGCAACGGCGGCGGTCTTCGGCGCGATGTTCGGTTTCCTCAATTCCGCGCAGCAGATCTTCGTCGAAATCTACGGGCTTGGCGTGTGGTTCCCGGCCGTCTTCGCGCTTGTCGCGGCCTTCATGGCGCTGTCCTCCTTCATCAACTCCCGCCTCGTCGGTCGCTTCGGCATGCGTACCTTGTCCCATGGCGCGCTCGTCGGCTTCATCGCGGTCTGCTTCGTCTGGCTGCTCGCCTCGCTCGTCGGCACCTTGCCGCTCTGGCTCTTCCTCGTCTTCTTCATCGCGGCCATGTTCCAGTTCGGCTGGATCGGCGCGAACTTCAACGCGCTCGCCATGGAGCCGCTCGGCCACGTGGCCGGCACCGCGTCCTCGGTTCTCGGTTTTCTCCAGACCGCAGGCGGCGGCCTCATCGGCGCGCTCATCGGCCAGCTCTATAACGGCACCGCGCTGCCGCTGGTCGCCGGCTTCTGTGCGGTGTCCTTCATTGCATTCATCCTCGTGCTGGTCGCCGAACGCGGCCGCCTTTTCTCAAGATTATGA